One part of the Bdellovibrio bacteriovorus genome encodes these proteins:
- a CDS encoding cyclic nucleotide-binding domain-containing protein has protein sequence MADLESKRIFLIASAKPEEAEKIESTLTKHIQNATVFTATDGSAALFKAENVIPNVVIVDSEIAKVSALDLTQKLIQRKERIAVIIMSPLPDTDHFVDEVVTGQVHILTRPTDEATFIEHLTRALNWIVNGDNANYRMKFLAANQILIREGEKAESVYLVKRGQLKAYKADNGVETLLGHINPGEFVGEMAYINGEPRSANVMSLTNCELIEIPNNCLDVVLFSKPAWSKALVKTLSLRLKNSNEDKVQN, from the coding sequence GTGGCTGACCTTGAAAGTAAAAGAATATTTCTGATCGCTTCTGCCAAACCGGAAGAAGCAGAGAAAATTGAAAGCACCCTGACCAAGCACATACAAAATGCCACCGTTTTCACCGCCACTGATGGCAGTGCCGCCCTTTTCAAAGCCGAAAACGTGATCCCGAATGTGGTCATCGTGGATTCCGAGATCGCCAAAGTCAGTGCTCTGGATCTGACACAAAAGCTGATTCAAAGAAAAGAGCGCATCGCTGTCATCATCATGTCACCGCTTCCGGACACGGATCACTTTGTCGACGAAGTGGTCACGGGCCAGGTGCACATCCTGACCCGCCCCACCGATGAGGCAACATTTATTGAACACCTGACGCGCGCCTTGAACTGGATTGTGAACGGTGACAATGCCAACTATCGCATGAAGTTCCTGGCGGCCAATCAGATTCTGATCCGTGAAGGTGAAAAAGCCGAGTCCGTGTACCTGGTGAAACGCGGGCAGTTGAAAGCCTACAAGGCTGACAACGGTGTTGAAACCCTGTTGGGTCATATCAATCCCGGCGAATTCGTGGGTGAAATGGCCTACATCAACGGCGAACCCAGATCCGCCAACGTCATGAGCCTGACCAACTGCGAACTGATTGAAATCCCCAACAACTGTCTGGACGTGGTGCTGTTCTCAAAACCCGCCTGGTCCAAGGCGCTGGTGAAAACACTTTCCCTGCGACTGAAAAATTCCAACGAAGACAAAGTTCAAAACTAA
- a CDS encoding aminotransferase class V-fold PLP-dependent enzyme, with amino-acid sequence MYKHLYKRFLDAHPQQIHFACHSHHYWPDATREAHLQYWDDSCKYVDNKWNHIFSTKVPQAQKLIAENLNLSHPEQIVFAPNTHEFVFRLLSSLNWDKKLRILTTDSEFYSFDRQINRLSEMAPFEVVKVPTLPFETFQERFEAAAKSSAWDLVFVSQVFFNSGLACDIHRLAKAAPADSLFVVDGYHAFMAMPTDLKPIEDRLFYLAGSYKYAQGGEGACFLYVPPSTRHRPFHTGWFAELSKLSAVGNEVGYPTDALQYAGSTMDFSALYRLIASLETFKKEGLTVTAIHTHIQNNQKVFLQELDQKKHPLLNRSRLMALDLDHHGHFLTFDLPTTEDCQKLVRDLDARGVHVDSRKNRLRFGFGLYHDTEDVRSVIARL; translated from the coding sequence ATGTACAAACACCTTTATAAGCGCTTCCTTGATGCCCATCCCCAGCAGATCCATTTTGCCTGCCACAGCCACCACTACTGGCCGGATGCCACCCGCGAAGCCCACCTGCAGTACTGGGATGATTCCTGCAAATATGTCGACAACAAATGGAACCACATTTTTTCCACCAAGGTTCCCCAGGCACAAAAACTGATCGCCGAAAATCTGAACCTGTCCCATCCCGAACAGATTGTTTTTGCCCCGAACACGCACGAATTTGTCTTTCGCCTGCTCAGCTCCCTGAACTGGGATAAAAAACTGCGCATCCTGACCACCGATTCAGAATTTTACAGCTTCGACCGTCAGATCAACCGCCTGTCTGAAATGGCTCCGTTTGAAGTGGTGAAAGTGCCCACCCTGCCCTTTGAGACCTTCCAGGAAAGATTCGAGGCGGCAGCAAAATCCTCAGCCTGGGATCTGGTCTTTGTCAGCCAGGTGTTCTTTAACTCAGGACTTGCTTGCGATATTCACCGTCTGGCGAAAGCCGCCCCCGCCGACAGTTTGTTCGTGGTGGATGGCTATCATGCCTTTATGGCGATGCCGACGGATTTAAAGCCCATCGAAGATCGCCTTTTCTATCTTGCCGGCTCTTACAAATACGCCCAGGGAGGCGAAGGGGCCTGCTTCCTTTATGTTCCCCCAAGCACCCGTCACCGTCCGTTTCACACGGGATGGTTTGCCGAACTTTCCAAGCTTTCTGCCGTGGGAAATGAAGTGGGTTATCCGACCGATGCCCTTCAGTACGCTGGCAGCACCATGGACTTTTCAGCGCTGTACCGCCTGATTGCCTCGCTGGAAACATTCAAGAAAGAAGGCCTGACGGTCACGGCCATTCACACCCACATTCAAAATAATCAAAAGGTCTTTCTGCAGGAACTGGATCAAAAGAAGCATCCCCTGCTGAACCGCTCGCGTCTGATGGCTTTGGATCTTGATCATCATGGTCACTTTCTGACTTTCGATCTTCCCACCACCGAGGACTGCCAGAAGCTGGTGCGGGATCTGGATGCTCGCGGAGTCCATGTGGATTCACGCAAGAACCGCCTGCGTTTCGGCTTCGGGTTGTATCATGATACAGAAGATGTCCGCAGCGTGATCGCCCGTCTGTAG